GTTCTCTTCCATTCACAAATTttaacaagaaacaatagttcgTCGGTATACTTAAAATATTCAAAtggtaaatttaaaaaaatcatgttaTAAAATTCCAAGAAAGACTTTTGGAAAATGACAACTGCGATTGGTCATCTTCACCAACCACTACTTATCTTTCCATGTAACACGTTGAAAACTATAATAACAAATTAAGATACTTTAATTTGGTATTGATGGTAATTAGAGACCCAGCCACttaacttgaatttttttttgaaaattcatGCACCCTCTTTCATATATGATAATGATgcgtatattattattatttttactatttttttaaaatttgagcaTACAAGACTGACTGTTTTTAGTGTCGTGAAAattacacaaatttttttttttccaattttattattatgtcATCATTAAATAGATAGGTTAACAAAGTCAATACTTTAAATTGTGAGACTTTCTAACTTCATATCACACGTTCTCCTCCTCAACGTGCACGCCTTTTACCCTCCAGTTTCATTTTTTTCGCTTCAATAAGATATCTTCTTCattgctttttttaaaaaaaaaacaaaatctttATCCTATATTTGGGCTGATGATTTTAGTTTCTTAGGTGTTTTTCTGGGATAATTAgttaaatttgatatatatatatatatatatatatatatatatacacgatgGCAAATAAAGTCTCACCCCAGCTGTCCCCAAATTTGGTTTCGATAATATGACTTTTATTATGAATTAAATATTATGGCAATGGCCTTAAAAATTACATGCCCGTCTCGATTTActtcattttctattttatttgaGAGAGATGTTGTTTGACCACTAAATTGGGAGAGATCAACAACATATTGTCGAAATCTTATAAATAAGATTTTAAACCTTAATTACGAAATCAAACCGAAATAACAGAATTTGACAAGTTACATTGTTGAAATAAAGGGAACAGACTAATTTTGGTTCTGTTTTATCAATGATTGATCAGACcaatgatgaaataaataaattggaGAGCATATTGAAGGAAGCAGCCATGGAGGACGGCAAAACAGTGATAATCACCACCTTAAATGCGGCGTGGACGGAACCGAATACGATCTTCGATCTCTTCCTAGAGAGCTTCAGGATTGGAAATCAGACTCTTCACCTGCTAGATCACGTGGTGGTTGCGGCATTAGACGAGACCGCCTATGCGCGTTGCTTGGCCGTGAAGCTCCACTGTTTCCCCCTCACCACCGCCGGAGTCAACTTCTCCGGCGAAGAGCTTTTCATGAGTGAGGATTACTTGAAAATGATGTGGAGAAGGATTGATTTCCTTCGAGTTGTTCTTCAACTAGGATTCAATTTCGTATTCTCGGTAAGCCATGTTAATTTGATTTACGTGCATATAGATTAAATTTTGGGATGATAATCAAAATGGTTATCTACATTGGTTCTTTTTGTGTTTTGATCCggtaaatatttaaatttgagatTTGATCATATAAATGGTAGATGAGATCCTATTTATGTGGGCGCTATCCTCATTTCATTTCAACGGGTAAAATCTTACCAcatttataatttcaaaaaaaaaaagtgagtcCTATATATGCATGGGTAAATTTTGGCCATCCATTCTATCATGTGGCAATGCCCACATGgataggatgaaataaactcaTATAAATTAGGATATATTTGGATTTTccgtatatttttttatagagtGTTGACATGACAATGTATAATTGAGTATATCTTAATGTCACATCAGCTTTTtcgatatattttatattatatcaaCACTCtgacagaaaaaaaaaaatcaaatcataatctgATTTATAGAACAAaaactcaaatttaaatatttactaGATCAAAACACAAGGACCATTTTGACTTCAATTTTATTGCACTTTAAAACCTTTTCATTTCAGTACTGCCAGTACTCCATACCTTCATTGCTGATTCTCAGGATGCGGATGTTATGTGGCTGAGAGATCCATTCCCGAGATTTTACCCAAACGCCGACTTCCAAATCGCCTGCGACCACTACTACGAGGAGCTCAACTCCACCGATGTGGGTAACTCCCCAAACGGAGGCTTCAACTACGTCAAATCCAATAACAAAACCATCAAATTCTACAAATTCTGGTACATGGGAAAGGATTATTTCCCTGGCACACACGACCAAGACGTTCTGAACATGATCAAAATGGTTCCTTACGTCGCAAATCTTGAAATGGAGATTAGGTTTTTGAACACTGCTTATTTTGGCGGGTTTTGTGAACCCAGCAAGGATCTGGATGTGGTGATTACGATGCATGCAAATTGTTGTATTGGGTTGGACAACAAGATTCATGATATACAGATGGtgattgatgattggaagaggTATATGGAGTTGGGACCAACCGGGGTAACGAATTCCAGCACGAGATCTTGGAGTGTTCCTAGGAGATGTGGATGACTATTTTAATTTGTGTAtaactttctttctttcttttgtctTCTCCCCCTGAGGATGAAGCATAAAACATTTAAGTTTTTTTTCCCTAAATAATAAGATTTGAAGTTTTCAAGATGCTGAACATTTTCAATAGAAACACAATTATAATGAGCTTCGCCATTCAAGAAACCATTGGGAAATTTAAGGTGTATTTGATTTAAATGAACAGTGATTCTTTGGGCTGTTGGCAGTTCCAAAACCAAAAAAACAATACAATCAATTTATTTGCAAAAGTCCCACTTCGTCCTTTCACAAGTAAATGATATTTTCACTTCCATCAGATTAATCATTCAGCACTTGCAATGGTACTTTTCAACAATTTTAGTTAAAACTTCAATAAGCTAAAACCCAGAAGTTTTGTCTTGGATACATTGATGATTCATCCAAAATTTCAAAACTTGTGAGTTCAtactaattaataataattttaagaatATGTAGTAAAAGATAATTGTATTAAGAAACAAATGAAAATTGTAGATCATTAGTAAAAGTTATCATCTAGTTACAACTTTTCAACTATATTTTCCCACTAATGGTACAAATGGACTTAATTActgtaaaaaaattttaaaaaaaaaataaataaatgttgaaatatttCTTAAAATGTATGAAGACTTAATTAAGATTTAAGCCGCACGCGTCATACACACAACTCGTAGGATCTTAATTAATTACCAATTGACCAGCCAAGATTAATTATGACACAAAAAATTAGGCAAAGCTGCTTAATTATTATatgtataataattaattagagCAGAACTGCAAGTTAATTAAGTTGACTTCCATTCATTGATATCGATAAATAGAAGTCTATCTCATACATTTGCTTAGAATATTACAAGTACCAATGGGTTCTCAAGGTGGAGGAGCCACCCCGGAAGGCGACCACTGCTCCCTTGAGCTGTGTGGCTCCAATGATCAGAACCGCCACCGCAATCGCCTCGATTACTATAGTGTAGCTGTTAAAATTACTTTGATATTTGTGGTCATTGGCCTTTCTTACCTTGTTCTCAATCAATCTTCGTATCCTTCTCAATTATTTCGAAGGGCAGATTTATATTCATCTTCATCAAACGACTCCGATTCTGGAAAATGGGGTTCTTCATTGCACCAGTTCGCTTCCGACCAAGACGACCTTCCTTCCTATGTAAGTAACTCCAGAATATTATATTGTGAAACTTAAGTTCAATGAAACCATAACTAGAATGAGCAAACATGcagcttttatatatatatatatatatatatatatatatatatatatatatatatatacatgtgtgtgtttgtgtgtaaAATTTAGCAAGTAATAGTTATTCAAAAGTTctaacaaaatatattaaaacatgATATTATGGTCGTACatattatgatttaaaatatttgaattatattGTTATTACAGGTCAAAATTTTTGTTATAGCCACAAATATTTTCTAATGTATAAATATGTGGGTGCTAAAATTTATGAGCATAtgtttaacaaaaaaaattcctttttacttttttttgttGAGTTAAATTATTTCTAGAAACACATAAGATTGAAAAATCGGTGTAGAAACAAGACGATAAACTCTATTTTCTTTCACCTCTTATATGAAAAGTCCAACgatgttgttattattattattattattattatagtaaTTAAGATTTTATGTCAAATTAACTTTTCAacgaattttttatttatacgtTACAACTAATTTAATTTCttaaatttataagaaaaatagtctttttgtattatttattattgaaaTTGAACTCTCTGGAGAGCTTGAATAGACTTGGTAAATAGattgatttattaaaataattctagatccgatttttaaaaataattgtagttttttttattattattattattaataaattgaGAGAGATCGATATTGACGCCAAAGCAGTACGACTGGTATTATATAGTCGAAAAAATTTATCCTGCGTGTGTCTGAATTCTTATGAATCTTAAACCTTAATCACGTGATCAAACCGAAATAACTTAGAATAATTTTTTGGTTACGGTGAATGATGACGTTGGGTTGTACCAATACTGAAACCAAGCTGGTTCTGTTTTATCAATGATGATCATGAATTTAGATTGGATTCAAATCTTAATTTTCAAACGTTGCCTTCATTGATGGATATATCAGACCAaggatgaaataaataaattggaGAGAACATTAAAGGAAGCAGCCATGGAGGACGGCAAAACAGTGATAATCACCACCTTAAATGCAGCATGGACGAAACCGAATTCGATCTTCGATCTCTTCCTGGAGAGCTTCAGGATTGGAAATCAGACTCTTCACCTGCTGGATCACGTGTTGGTTGCGGCATTAGACGAGACCGCCTATGCGCGTTGCTTGGCCGTAAAGCTCCACTGTTTCAGCTTAACCACCTCCGGTGTCGACTTCACCGGAGAAGCGTTTTTCATGAGTGAGGATTACTTGAAAATGATGTGGAGAAGGATCGATTTCCTtcgagttgttcttcagttgggATTCAATTTCGTATTCTCGGTAAGAcatgtatatttatattatattattatattattaagtttAAGATACTTATAATAAAATTCATTTTTGGTATCATAATCTGTCTTAATAATATTATCGAGTACTGCCAGCATTCCAATGCATGGGTGACTTTTTGATTCTCAGGATGCGGATGTTATGTGGCTGAGAGACCCGTTCCCAAGATTTTACCCAAACGCTGACTTCCAAATCGCCTGCGACCACTACTACGAAAATCTCGACTCCACCGACGTAGGCAACTCCCCAAACGGAGGCTTCAACTACGTCAAATCCAACAACAAAaccatcaaattttataaattctggTACATGGGCAAGGATTATTTCCCTGGCAGACACGACCAAGACGTCCTGAACATGATCAAAATGGATCCTTACGTCGCAAATCTCAAGATGGAGATTAGATTTTTGAACACTGCGTATTTTGGCGGGTTTTGTGAACCCAGCAAGGATCTGGATCTGGTGATCACGATGCATGCAAATTGTTGTATTGGGTTGGACAACAAGATTCATGATATACAGATGGtgattgatgattggaagaggTATATGGAGTTGGGACCAACCGGGGAAAGGAATTCCAGTACGAGATCTTGGACTGTTCCTAGGAGATGTGGATGACTATTTTCTGTATCAACTTTCTTTTTGTCGGAGGACGAGGCTATAGAGCATTTAAAggtttcctttttttttaataaaaaagatttagagTTTTCAAAATGCTGAacatttttctatatatttttaaaatattaaggaATTTTGTTACATTCGTGATTTAAACTAATGAATTTCTGAAAATTTATACaacttatatttttaaaagaaaaatgtacAAATCTCAGAGGTTATATTAACATGTACCATATATGTGAGCGAAATTATGTTATCTGAGTTAATATTGTTTATAAATTAATGTCtcagaatattttttttaataaaaacagcATTAAATTGGCTATGAGATCGCATGATCGAAATGCCCTAGTGTACACAgacaaaaaacaaaattaattcaGTTCATTTGCAAAAGGCCCGTTTCGTTCTTTCACAAGGAATTGATGTCACTCCCATCAAATTAACCATGGAACACTTGCAATTTTAGCTGAACATGTTGGGAAGTGGCCGTACGGCCATGAAAGCATCGACCATCTGCAATCAGAATAACCAAAGCTAAATTTACCAACCGACATTTAAATGTAACATGCATGGCCTGTATTAAACGAGGTCGCACatacaaataaatttaaaaaagaaaaaaagaagaagaagaagaattcccATTATGCCAAACAAATTGTACTAGTTCTTCGTGATTTTTACCTCATCAGTGACAGCAGCTCTGGCTCTACGATGGTTTTCAACAATTTCAGTTAAAACTTCAATAAGCCGCTGCTTCACTTCACCAGTTAGCATACGGCCTGCACCATATTCCTGATCAATGATAGCACATATATGAGCGGCGATGAGAAAATTttaaccatttaataaaatataaataaaacattGCGAGGCTTACAACAGAACCACAAAAGAGTAACATTAGCATCTTACCATTCTAATATGTTCCAGCTCTGCATCGTCATCCAAGAAAAAACCAAGGTATTTTATTGGTATATCCACCTAAATATGTTGAAGTAAACAGATCAGCCCGAATCCATTAAATAATACCGATATCAATTATGTCCTGTTTAACACAAGAACTGGAGATATTCCATGCACAAGAAGCCGTGGACATTATTTgccatttaaatttttttttttataagaaacgatatattattaataataaagtGTCAAATTACATTAGTGGACTAGTGATCCACTAAATCAAGCCGTGCAAAATAATCGAAATTTTAATGATAAATAAAAGATTTGCCATTTAAAATCACCCAGGTACAAAGATATAAACTGCGATACCTCCAGGTTTGCTCCAAACTTCCTGTGGTTCTCTATTGAATCTTGCCCGCCAGAGAATGCATATCTATTTACCTGCACAAAGTATCGGTTAGCTGCAGTTAACAAACCATGAATAAGTTAATCTCGTCAAAGGTTTCGATCTGCACCACCAAAAAGTCAGCCTTGTTCAGTGCATAGCATGAAAGGCAAACTTATCTAGAACTTCTAAAATAGTGCTTTGATCACAAAACCAAATTTTTGTAAAGGTTTCTTGCAGATTTAATTTGAAGGGTTTGTAGTTATTAggcaaaatattaaaagaaactAATCATCCACTTTCACTTTAACACTCCGGATTGGAGAggttaattaaagaaaaacctTGTTCTTTATGTCCTTCCCTGAATCGGTAACATATATAGCAGAATTTGGATCACTGGCAGACATTTTGCCCGTCTCTCCCTGCAGATATAGTCAAACAATAAAATTAAACAAAGAAATGGGGGACTAAACTGCAGTTGAAATTGAAACAACGCTAGCATAAGGTTGAATTATTGAAAATTGAAATGACAGCAAACAATCCATGGTGCGTAAAACACAAAAACTCAACCTCAGAGACATATTGTGTGAGTAGGACAGGAAAAAAATGAATGCTTATTGTTAGTCAAAATAATAAGGCTTCCTCACAAGCAATTGATTCCATCGGCAATATCATACCAGCAAAACCAATAAATCTTATGTTCATGGCATAAAAATGCTTCTCAATTAgaagatgaaaaaataaaaaacctgAAGAGCGGGGAAGAATGATGATTCAAGTAAGGCAGGCTTGTGACACCCTATTCGAGGAGCAACATCTCGTGTCATTCGGAAGTAAGGATCCTGAAAAATCCGTTAATCAGTTAGAAGCAAGAAGAGGATGAAAAGACATGGTATATGGAGGGTACTATCAAATCTTTATAAAAATATCTACTCCTAGTTGACTAACATTTTCATTTGAAAagcatatataaaataaatagaaCAGTAAAATGATTAAACCTGGTAAATGGCACATGCAATCAAGCTTCGAAAATTATCTTTAGCAGAAAACAAATGTGGAAATGAAGATGGAAAGCTTGGAGCTGCCTGAAATTTAGTTAGCCAGATGTTATCACCTAAAGAAGGAAAAAAGTGTACATGAAACCTGAAAACTAAACAGAAGTAATGAATAAGCAGAAACAACATCTTAGATAGATAACATTGTTTTCAGTTTATTCGAATTTGGTATTGTTTTAAATTGTGGTGCTAAAACTATTTCAAGAACAAAATAAATATACCATAAATGAAGAGAAAATGTGCCCAACTCGATGTTGCAAAGTTATTCAACATTTTCTCAGATATTTGAAACTACCAACTTAAGATTCAGAGAGTTGCAAGGAGTGACTAAAGGACATTTATAAACATGCAAGCTTTTGTGTTTGCTCATGGTCACAACAAAACCAATCTGGCTTGAAATTTCTACTTTTTGTGCAAATATTTAGCCATTAATTGAAgttattttccaaaataaaatatattttccaaaTGTGAGCAGTTCAACATGATTGGGGAATCTCTGGAAGACATGAATAACTTCCAAACTAGGAATTGTTCCAAGATGCACGAGCAGCAACTTCGAAAGTGATCAAAGAGAAGTGATCCAATAGCCATCAAAATCTTTATTGAGTCTCAGACTTGAATTCAAGATGGTTGGTCCTTTAGTTATCGACAAAGTAACTGTAATTCTTGATATTGAAATGCCAGCATTTCCATGAGCAAGTCAGCAAACCATTTTACAACAGTTGTTGATTA
The Primulina eburnea isolate SZY01 chromosome 5, ASM2296580v1, whole genome shotgun sequence genome window above contains:
- the LOC140832024 gene encoding uncharacterized protein At4g15970-like, whose product is MGSHGGGAHDSLELGGSNDQNHRKSVPDRHRNRLDYYSVAVKITLIFVVIGLSYLVLNQSSYPSQLFPRPDLYSSSSNDSDSGKWGSSLHQFASDQDDLPSYTNDEINKLESILKEAAMEDGKTVIITTLNAAWTEPNTIFDLFLESFRIGNQTLHLLDHVVVAALDETAYARCLAVKLHCFPLTTAGVNFSGEELFMSEDYLKMMWRRIDFLRVVLQLGFNFVFSDADVMWLRDPFPRFYPNADFQIACDHYYEELNSTDVGNSPNGGFNYVKSNNKTIKFYKFWYMGKDYFPGTHDQDVLNMIKMVPYVANLEMEIRFLNTAYFGGFCEPSKDLDVVITMHANCCIGLDNKIHDIQMVIDDWKRYMELGPTGVTNSSTRSWSVPRRCG
- the LOC140832026 gene encoding uncharacterized protein At4g15970-like, which codes for MGSQGGGATPEGDHCSLELCGSNDQNRHRNRLDYYSVAVKITLIFVVIGLSYLVLNQSSYPSQLFRRADLYSSSSNDSDSGKWGSSLHQFASDQDDLPSYTKDEINKLERTLKEAAMEDGKTVIITTLNAAWTKPNSIFDLFLESFRIGNQTLHLLDHVLVAALDETAYARCLAVKLHCFSLTTSGVDFTGEAFFMSEDYLKMMWRRIDFLRVVLQLGFNFVFSDADVMWLRDPFPRFYPNADFQIACDHYYENLDSTDVGNSPNGGFNYVKSNNKTIKFYKFWYMGKDYFPGRHDQDVLNMIKMDPYVANLKMEIRFLNTAYFGGFCEPSKDLDLVITMHANCCIGLDNKIHDIQMVIDDWKRYMELGPTGERNSSTRSWTVPRRCG